One window of the Nyctibius grandis isolate bNycGra1 chromosome 21, bNycGra1.pri, whole genome shotgun sequence genome contains the following:
- the LOC137672593 gene encoding uncharacterized protein has translation MRSPPSRVYGSVNIQMCGWIVAPSDSPEMNTKRAGRGARSVPSVLLPLMVVFLLPRRCENRLWEQRFLLLLFRLAKAHYKPSARLELEDTCLRLLVKERGDQSYAALQGGMHQLRDAQMPSLCRVTQSGTGAASLASMYEEAFSQAPDLGSSNRPVLPPAPRSSQLRACHGARMQQEPLSSEEAGGRAMAGSFGISTPRGSWRASAHLL, from the exons ATGAG GAGTCCGCCGAGCCGGGTGTACGGCTCAGTGAATATACAAATGTGCGGTTGGATCGTGGCCCCCTCTGACAGCCCGGAGATGAACACCAAACGTGCGGGGAGAGGAGCGCGTTCCGTTCCTTCGGTGCTGCTGCCTCTGatggttgtttttcttctcccgAGGAGGTGTGAGAATCGCCTTTGGGAGCAGCGCTTCCTTCTGCTCCTGTTCCGCCTTGCCAAG GCCCATTACAAGCCAAGTGCCAGGCTGGAGCTCGAGGACACGTGCCTTCGCTTGTTGGTCAAGGAAAGAG GTGACCAGAGCTACGCGGCTCTGCAAGGAGGAATGCACCAGCTACGAGATGCTCAGATGCCATCACTCTGCAGGGTCACCCag TCTGGCACAGGAGCTGCTTCCCTGGCCTCGATGTACGAAGAAGCTTTCAGCCAG GCACCTGATCTGGGGAGCAGCAACCGTCCCGTCCTGCCACCGGCTCCCCGGAGCAGCCAGCTGCGTGCGTGCCATGGGGCAAGGATGCAGCAGGAGCCGCTGAGCAGCGAGGAGGCAGGAGGGCGAGCGATGGCAGGTTCCTTTGGCATCTCCACACCGCGGGGCTCTTGGCGAGCGAGCGCTCATCTGCTTTGA